The window cgacctcctccccacctacctccactcccCTCTCTCGCCTCCCTGATCCACCTGCTCTTTCCCCCACCCTATCTCGCTCGCCCTCCTCTCCCGAGCGCGCTCACCGCCGTTCTCCGTcgtcaccgcggccacagccaccgcctcgctccGCCGTCTTGTCGTGAAGCTCCGCCGGGGTCGACTCCGTCGTCTGGTGCCCCCAGGTGGAGCTGGGAAGCACCGCTGACGTCGCACGAGCTCGTCCCCTTCCGCCCTTGTCGCCGGCGAGATCCCTCGAATTCCGGCTTCCCCTGCGCTCCTAAACTACCAAGGGCCATCGGCGTGCCGCTCGGTGAGCTCTCCTACCATCTCCCTCTCCTTGtctacttggcgcgccccctagctgcttccccacgtgcgcccgaacgcagcgccgcggagctcgtcgccggcgagactccggtgaccttttggtcacgggctcaaGCCCGTTGGACTCGCCGCACCACGAGGATCCTCCCCAGCCCTTCCTTTCGTTCCGTAGCACGCTGCTTCGCCTTCGCCATCACACGCCCGAAGGTCGTCGCCGCCTTTtccgtcgccggcgatgctccggtcgtccccgacgccagtcatcgtcaccatcgtgtgcgcggtgccgggccgcgcccttaggtccaagccgtaggtccggaggccccctgtagcgcggctccggccaactccggcgaggcgccgccgtcgccttggtcgccggagccctccccggcgcagccaccaacatggatgcgtgggccccatcacctgagtcactgacgctGGGCCCCACGGGACCCTGTTGactggtttgaccagtcaacatgctgactgggcttctatgtgacactgacgtgcgggccccaccacgtaattagattaactaaaccagttttataaataaaactaattagttaacctaaccagtcactgactgctggggcccacgccccctaactaaccctgttagcttagttaagcctctgttagacagagaggctgacaggtgggtcccacctgtcagtttgactggtcagcagagctgacgcaATGATGACGTCACTACTGGcgcaataaaccttttctgcttttaaaataattcagaaattggtttaaactttgataatccgtaacttttaaaccgtaactcggatgaaaatgttttctatatgaaagttgctcagaaaaatccaacgaatccgaatatgcggtccgttcatctggcacatgcccctagcatgctgaacatggaactttccccctccggtcatctgtctgacacaggtccggaaccgggaacaccttcccggttgattttcccccttcacctataacgtctaggaccacgttagagcacgcttagcactacgtatcgtcatgtcatgcttagtgttacctctgtttgctatgtatttactgtttcttccccctcttctctccggtagcccccgaggccgctgatgccccggtgatcgactacgtcgtcgacaacgaccccttcttgccagatcaaccaggcaagccccccctttgatcatcccgatattgcccattccattctctcatgcttgcattagattttgctattgttattgtttgctcctattctgatgcatagccttcttttgtaacctgcttattgttaccttacctgcttatcctaaactgcttagtataggttggttagtgatccatcagtgacccccgccttgtcccgactgccccgctggataatcagaagacccgatcaacgggatcgaagaccaggccccgacaccgcacatcactttccccttagttgctcgacactactgggttactatcgagtgccgagggtgagacctctacaacacttctgatgttaaccctgtagtgtagctattcggtcgtggtcatcgagggtgatttcctctttaaccacttccgatacgactctgtcgtgcaacccctcaagtgtgaaccgagggtgattcctctacgttcaccttgatgattacattgagtggaacccaccgagggtgattccttgggttttcctcttgatgtttggacacacggatacttggactttacaactgttacttggaaagtgatgtggagacgggttgacctggaaggtgcccgtgagataattacgaggcgtggccgggcattcttagcccttgccgcaagtcctcgagacggggcaacggggtcacatctttcgtgagtctctgcttgttaccgcgcgttcctaatccactacgatttggatatttgatccgaggggcctctggcctgatagcactaaccatcacgtgggcatagtatgggcgttctgcgtcgtgtacatcagccgaagcttaatagacgtcagcgacggagcggcgcgcgccgggttggactggtaagctcttgcctttttagggaggtagctaggtctgctcaccggccgcccacgcaacgtgcaggagttcccggggagatggcccatgacccctgggggcataggtttagtccggcgtgctggcctctctattaagcctaggtcgggttgcggcgtattgtttggccgaggccgggcatgaccctggaaagtgtgtccggccggagtcaatcgagcgtggtgggtaagttggtgcacccctgcagggaagaaaacatctatcgatagcctgtcctacggtaacggacacttggagttgtatcccgatcgatacaactagaactggatacttgtgatgagaactggatggtgatgaggatttgattgtgatgataactggatagtatggctctgggattgctttctcgcagggagtcgagaaaggatctctggccgaggttgataacactactaccactttactttatgctactctactccctcttgtttgctgcaagacggtggtttccagaagatgctagtcttcgataggactaggccttctctctattctggcatttctgcagcccagttcacatatacagccttcctttgataatgttgcatatgtagtgtagatccttgcttgcgagtactttggatgagtactcacggttgttgtgctctcccttttcccccttctttcttctttctggttgttgcaaccagatggtggagtccaggagccagatgccacctttgacgactgctgctaccccgagggtaccTATTACCACGTGACgaacgccgacgaccaagagtagttaggaggctcccaggcaggaggccttgccttttcgatcgtagatgcttttttgtgctagccttcttaaggcaaacttgtttaactcatgtccgtgctcagatattgttgcttccgctgactcttttgttttcgagcttatgtattcgagccctcgaggcccctggcttgtaatataaagcttgtattattttaatttgtgtctagagttgtgttgtggtatcttcccgtgagtccttgatcttgatcgtacacatttgcgtgtatgattagtgtacgattgaatcgagggcgtcacaagggtGTTGGCAGAGCTCACATGTGGTTCAGTGCACGGCCAGGCGGAGCTCGCGCTACATTAAACCCGCTGTTCCAGGGGAACCACTGTGTCGCAAGCACAACAAACCATTCGAGTATATTCCTCGCCCACGCAAAGGAAGCTCAATCCAAAAGTTCAAAGGCAAGAAAATAAGGAAACGGCATTCTACGCGGTAAGAGCTACATTACTCTTCTCATTCCAACTACGTACTCTCACAACAACTTCTAAATGGTATAACTTTGTATAATTTAACATAGGTAAGCCTGACATCCACCACCTAGATGAGTTTAGTCGCCACGTTGTGTGGGGCAACATAGTTAAACTCTACAGACATAATGTTCGTAAACTTAGTGCAGATCAGCACTAGGTTCTCTTAAAACACTATGTATCAGCACTAAGTTTCTATTTGCTTATGATCTAATCAGTGTTCAATTTTTTATGTCTTTATATTGATCCTACTACAACTTGCTTTGTCAAACCAATGTATGCTATTATCAGTAATGTCATTACTTCCTTTTCATCTGTCATGATACCATACAATGAGATAAAAGTATATATCTTAAACTAGCACATACACATGGTTTGAAGACTCGTTTGTCTGATGctttttgcgccattggcgcaacgagtGATGTCAGCTTTCGAGTCTATTCATTGCCCATGAAAAGCAAGCTCAATCCGAAAGTTCAAAGGCAAGAAAATCCATCTAAAGCCTGGAAAGTACATTCTCTGTGGTAAGGGCTACATTACTCTTCTCATTCCAACAACTCTCGCAACAACTGCTAAACGATATAACTTTATATAATTTAACATAGGTGAGACTTGCATCCACTACTTAGATGAGTTTAGTCACCACATTGTGTGGGGCAACACAGTTAAGCTCTACAACCATAATGTTCATAGGCTGCGAAAGATCATCTGCAGCACCACCACGCCCGATCGCTACTATGTGTGCCACATGACAGAAACATTTGCAACACACGGCAAAAGAATGGTAATCCTTTGCAGTTGCTCTATCCTATTTCACACAATAACTAACATTTACTGTTATTTTCAGTACTTTAGCATTCCTTTTTCTACCGCTTCCCTTTTCCCACCCATGGATGTTGATCGTGGTGAACTGCCAATCACTACTGGAGATGGAACTACCGCTGTCACAACACGCTTTATCAAGGGTGTTGACAAAAGGGCCAACATCACTAAAGGCCGGAGCGACTTCTTCCATCAGGCACAGATGAACAAAGGGAAGCATATGCTTTCGGCTTCAAATGCACTCCCAAGGGACTGCGCCTGATCGTCTACTTAATATAAGAAAGTTGCAAGAGCTCCTTGTTATTTAACTCAATATTAGACCAAGACTTCTGTGTTTATCATACTTTTGTATCTTATGTAATCCCCTAAGACCATACTGTGCATTTAACTATCGGTAATTTGCTGCTTAGACTGCTGTGTAGTATGCTTTTGAGGCAGCCATGATAAAAAAGATATATGCTCACTCTTTCACTACTTGGCTTACactcggcctttgcgccattggcgcaacgagtCATCTAGTATGAACTAACAAATGACTAAATTTACACTGAACCACTAAGAATTACAGTGAAAAATCACTAAAAAAATGCACTGAAATTCCATTGGAAAATACCACTTGGAAAATACACTGTAAAAATACCACTTAAATAACATTAAAAAATCCACTGAGAAAAATACTAAAATTCGACTAAGAATTACACAGCAAAAACCACTAAACAAAATTTCTGCAATACCACTAAGAAAAAACATGTAAAATAAATTAAAAGTACACTAAAAATCCACTAGGATTCTGTGTAAAATTACACTGTAAATCCAATAAGATTTACTATGTAAAGCCTATTAAAGTACACTGTAATTCCACTAGGCATTACAGAGCAAAATCAACTAATAGTTACACTGAAAACCATCATGGATTACAGTAAAAACTCCAGAATTACAGAGTTCTAATATTGGATTTGGACACAAGAAGGTGGACAAGGCAATGCACATGAAGCAGATGAAAATGTCTTCATCGGGCAATTCTTCAGAGGTGGATTTTagtttattgcagaagaatgaaactgGTGGGATGCTAGTCACATTGAAatgagacaagataaactcacaacCAGCATCAGCATTGGACACAATAGGCTCACCGTCAACAGGAAGACCTAATATATCATGGGTGACATATTCGCAAATCGGAATAAACATTTTCCTAATCTGAATCACTGAAGCACGAACATCAAATTTGGATGCTAGCCATTTGACAAACCTAAATGGCACCTCTGTCCTCACAAATTTGAGAAGGCAATCTGCCCCATAACTCTGAAGAACACGTACTTGCTGAGGAGACAAGCCGCCAATAATAGTggagaacaacttgctagagtatcTAGTGAATGTATTTGCTACGGGAAAATCAGAAGACCTCGTGCGCTTCTACAATAGAACAAGaaacacaaaacaaaaaaaaggaatcaGGATAAAAATACACTAGATCAACAATGAAAAAACATCTAGCAGAAACATCAAACAAGGGGAAAAAACAAATTTAAATCTATCTCAaacttatatctatctctatcagagtgGTAGTTGGGTACAGAAAATGCGAATAGAACAAAGAAACATAAATACCACATTGCGAGCTCCAACATCTGCTATCTTCCGTTTCAGGCAATTCGCTTTTTGCAAGATATATAAACAGGCAATGAATTATACAATAAAAACAAACATAAATGAAAACTGGAACAAAATGCAATAATTACAACAACACGCTTACATGCGACACATAGAAATCATACAAAGCTTTGTCAAAATCAGGATCATCCATTGAACCTTCCTGCAGTAAACAGTAAAAAGGAATAAGCTGACTGGAACAAATAAGTTACCAAACAAGaataaacaaaaaaaggaaaatcaaatatcAAAACAAGAAAATAACCTCTGAAGCT is drawn from Triticum dicoccoides isolate Atlit2015 ecotype Zavitan chromosome 6B, WEW_v2.0, whole genome shotgun sequence and contains these coding sequences:
- the LOC119324716 gene encoding uncharacterized protein LOC119324716, coding for MGRIMKGLGKGFSSACLEESDDFDGDPFVPNDFAEDDSFQASEEGSMDDPDFDKALYDFYVSHKRTRSSDFPVANTFTRYSSKLFSTIIGGLSPQQVRVLQSYGADCLLKFVRTEVPFRFVKWLASKFDVRASVIQIRKMFIPICEYVTHDILGLPVDGEPIVSNADAGCEFILSHFNVTSIPPVSFFCNKLKSTSEELPDEDIFICFMCIALSTFLCPNPILELCNSGVFTVIHDGFQCNY